Proteins from one Desertibacillus haloalkaliphilus genomic window:
- a CDS encoding amino acid kinase family protein, producing the protein NEIIVFPGFFGYSKEGSLVTFSRGGSDITGSILAAGVKADLYENFTDVDSVFAANPNIIDNPVKIKKMTYREMRELSYAGFSVFHDEALFPAFRNGIPVCVKNTNNPSSSGTMIIAEREYFMNPVIG; encoded by the coding sequence TAATGAGATTATTGTGTTTCCAGGATTTTTTGGTTATTCAAAAGAAGGATCGCTCGTAACTTTTTCACGAGGGGGGTCTGATATTACCGGTTCCATTTTAGCAGCAGGCGTAAAAGCTGATTTATATGAAAATTTTACAGATGTTGATTCAGTTTTTGCTGCCAACCCTAATATTATTGATAATCCTGTTAAAATTAAAAAAATGACTTACCGAGAAATGCGTGAGTTGTCTTATGCAGGTTTCTCCGTGTTTCATGATGAAGCTTTATTTCCGGCATTCAGAAATGGAATTCCTGTTTGCGTAAAAAATACAAATAACCCGTCTTCTTCAGGAACGATGATTATCGCTGAGAGAGAATACTTCATGAATCCAGTTATAGGAAT